A stretch of [Clostridium] scindens DNA encodes these proteins:
- a CDS encoding D-glycero-alpha-D-manno-heptose-1,7-bisphosphate 7-phosphatase produces the protein MKRGVSAVFLDRDGTINVDYGYVYEKEKLQFIDGAVQGLKLLQAAGYKLIIVTNQSGIARGFFSIEQMEEFHKNMLDKLAEEGVVISRIYYCPHLNGCECRKPQLKLFYQAQKEFDLDFAKSYVIGDKLRDLALCEKEPVKGYLINAEKKIIAKDKNIIICNNLLSAAKDIVGFKNHESY, from the coding sequence ATGAAAAGAGGAGTTTCAGCAGTCTTTCTTGATAGGGATGGGACAATTAATGTAGATTATGGCTATGTTTACGAAAAAGAAAAATTGCAATTTATTGACGGAGCTGTACAAGGATTAAAACTGCTTCAGGCTGCAGGCTATAAATTAATTATTGTGACAAACCAATCGGGTATTGCTAGAGGTTTTTTTTCAATAGAACAAATGGAGGAGTTTCATAAAAATATGCTCGATAAATTAGCGGAAGAAGGAGTTGTAATAAGTCGAATATATTATTGCCCTCATTTGAATGGATGTGAGTGTAGAAAACCTCAATTGAAATTATTTTATCAAGCACAGAAGGAATTTGACTTAGACTTTGCAAAATCATATGTGATTGGTGACAAATTGAGGGATTTGGCACTATGTGAAAAAGAACCAGTTAAAGGATATTTGATAAACGCAGAAAAGAAAATTATTGCAAAGGATAAGAATATTATAATTTGCAATAATTTGTTGTCTGCGGCTAAAGATATAGTGGGTTTCAAAAATCATGAAAGTTATTAA
- the rfaE1 gene encoding D-glycero-beta-D-manno-heptose-7-phosphate kinase encodes MNAEFLHNIKTLNILVIGDFMVDKYIEGNVSRISPEAPVPVLEVTNKISKLGGAGNVVNNIAMLGAKVRTVGCIGLDIDGQWIKGELNSKDIDTNFLMQSENVKTIVKTRLVSKKQQFLRCDEEVIQDASDEFYGFVSENIDSIFEQVDVLIISDYGKGTIRKDIAQLLIRYANTKHIVSVVDPKGTDYTKYSGAFVCTPNMNELRQVSRKNIKTEIEIEKNGRKLKEGLQIKNLMITRSEKGISLIGNENIKKDFPAIEKDVVDVTGAGDTVVSVVAVCLGVGYTIEECCIVANIAASIVCSKFGTSTLSLNELISSIITSGEFKEIDLQVAKYIVSGLHEKGKKLVFTNGCFDLLHAGHIHSFLQAKKFGDVLIVAVNSDSSVKKIKGDKRPIISQENRIKMLCSIECVDYVVVMDDTTPERILKILQPDIVVKGKDWEGKEMPEKTIIESYGGSMIFIDLEKGLSTTNIINRISEVYN; translated from the coding sequence ATGAATGCTGAATTTTTGCATAATATAAAAACTTTAAATATATTAGTAATTGGAGATTTTATGGTTGACAAATATATTGAGGGCAATGTTAGCAGAATTTCTCCCGAAGCACCTGTTCCAGTGCTCGAAGTCACGAATAAAATAAGTAAACTTGGAGGGGCAGGGAACGTAGTAAATAATATAGCGATGTTAGGAGCGAAGGTTAGAACTGTAGGATGCATAGGGTTAGATATTGATGGTCAATGGATAAAAGGAGAATTGAATTCGAAAGATATAGATACAAATTTCCTTATGCAAAGTGAAAATGTCAAGACTATTGTGAAAACGCGTTTGGTTTCTAAAAAGCAACAATTTTTACGTTGTGATGAAGAGGTGATCCAAGATGCTTCTGATGAATTTTATGGTTTTGTTTCAGAGAATATAGATAGTATATTTGAACAGGTAGATGTGTTAATTATTTCAGATTATGGGAAAGGAACTATTCGAAAAGATATAGCGCAACTATTAATTAGATATGCAAATACAAAACATATAGTTAGTGTTGTTGATCCCAAAGGTACAGATTATACAAAATACAGTGGTGCGTTTGTCTGTACGCCAAATATGAATGAATTGCGGCAGGTTAGTAGAAAAAATATAAAAACTGAGATAGAAATTGAAAAGAATGGAAGAAAACTAAAAGAAGGATTACAAATAAAAAACTTAATGATTACTAGATCTGAAAAAGGTATATCGTTGATCGGGAATGAAAATATAAAAAAGGACTTTCCGGCAATTGAAAAAGATGTTGTAGATGTTACAGGTGCTGGTGACACAGTGGTATCGGTTGTTGCTGTATGCTTAGGAGTTGGATATACAATAGAAGAGTGTTGCATTGTTGCAAATATTGCAGCATCAATAGTATGCTCAAAATTTGGAACATCAACGCTATCTTTAAATGAATTAATAAGCAGTATTATTACTAGTGGTGAATTTAAAGAAATTGATCTACAAGTGGCTAAATATATCGTGTCGGGATTGCATGAAAAAGGGAAAAAACTGGTATTTACAAATGGGTGTTTTGATCTGCTTCATGCAGGTCATATACATTCTTTTTTGCAAGCAAAAAAATTTGGAGATGTTTTAATTGTTGCAGTAAATAGTGATTCATCAGTAAAAAAAATTAAAGGCGATAAACGACCTATTATAAGTCAAGAGAATCGAATAAAAATGTTATGTAGTATAGAGTGTGTGGATTATGTTGTAGTCATGGATGACACGACACCAGAAAGAATACTTAAGATTTTGCAACCTGATATAGTAGTAAAGGGGAAAGACTGGGAAGGAAAAGAGATGCCTGAGAAGACGATTATAGAGTCCTATGGAGGAAGTATGATATTTATAGATTTGGAAAAAGGTCTCTCAACTACTAATATAATCAACAGAATATCCGAGGTATATAATTAA